A genomic region of Tsukamurella pulmonis contains the following coding sequences:
- a CDS encoding indolepyruvate ferredoxin oxidoreductase family protein: MTLDANSPLQKVPDVADATQAGHHDADPRGGQSAAVESFSLDDRYTREEGTIYLTGIQALVRMVRDRARLDRRQNLTTGSFISGYEGSPLAGYDLEIAKRTKYLKDFDIVHRPGLNEELAATSVMGSQIAAQVGHLDRGLAGVTGYWYGKAPGLDRATDALRHANMIGTHPTGGAVALVGDDPGAKSSTVPCASEMALADLYMPILYPADSQDILDLGVHAAIMSRVSGLWTSLKISAHVADGASTADVHPDRILPVYGDMGTSPHVPSGQLLGAKLMELEQNQLTVRLPRATEYARINRLNRITVRSSDDRIGIVCAGKTYLDVRESLRLIGIEDGELNRLGIRILKMGMVYPFERQIMHEFIDGLDEVIVVEEKRDFLETMMRDILFRHPGAPNIVGKANEDGSTLFSRFGELDVDSVSRGLAQRLARVHQVPAAKDWLDRKAQVRTRIELPLAARTPYFCSGCPHNTSTKVADDTLVGAGIGCHAMVLLMDPQQVGDVTGVSQMGGEGAQWVGMAPFVTEKHFVQNIGDGTFMHSGSLALRQSVASGERITYKLLFNGTVAMTGGQDPVGEMTLPQMCTLLLAERVTKVVVTSDDPKRTKALGLPKGVEVRDRADTLDIQRELAELSGVTVLVHDQHCAAEKRRKRKRGKYPTPNQRVVINERICEGCGDCGQKSNCLSVHPVETEFGRKTRIDQSSCNLDFSCLKGDCPSFVTVTPGEVGKVRKSVPDITAESIPQPKKARREADGMAIRVTGIGGTGVVTVSQILATATVLDGHSARTVDMTGMAQKGGAVVSDIKVSATYVDQAAKVASGDCDVYLSCDSLVGVDPTNLKVASPERTTSIVSTTEVPTGQMVIDTSVGYPDARSIHEAIDRASLRTVYLDPGELTLQLFGDEQYANMFMVGAAFQTGALPISSTSIERAIELNGVAVEKNLQAFRRGRQSVSDPAGVKAAIDALHPVPAPAPVSAFAKGLVGVLDGGSEELLRQVGIRVDELVAYQDKAYAERYVDDVARVFRAEKSWGSEDLTAAVAHNLHKLMAYKDEYEVARLSQDAGFAAQVADEFGADAKKAIRLHPPTLREMGLKNKLALGEWVNPGTKTLAKMKRLRGTKLDFFGMTEMRKMERTLIAEYRALVGLMIAAAEGGRVAEDQRMQVVALAELPDMVRGYESIKTGNVEKYRAAVQAQLQTLGW; encoded by the coding sequence GTGACCCTTGACGCCAATTCGCCTTTGCAGAAGGTTCCCGACGTTGCCGACGCCACGCAGGCCGGCCACCATGACGCGGATCCCCGGGGCGGGCAGTCGGCCGCGGTCGAGTCCTTCTCCTTGGACGATCGCTACACACGCGAAGAGGGCACGATCTACCTGACGGGCATTCAGGCCCTGGTCCGCATGGTGCGCGACCGGGCGCGCCTGGACCGTCGCCAGAACCTCACCACGGGCTCGTTCATCTCCGGTTACGAGGGCTCGCCGCTCGCCGGCTACGACCTGGAGATCGCCAAGCGAACGAAGTACCTCAAGGACTTCGACATCGTTCACCGCCCCGGGCTCAATGAGGAGCTCGCCGCCACGTCGGTCATGGGCTCGCAGATCGCCGCGCAGGTAGGCCACCTCGACCGCGGCCTCGCCGGCGTCACGGGCTACTGGTACGGCAAGGCGCCCGGTCTCGACCGCGCCACGGACGCGCTGCGGCACGCCAACATGATCGGCACCCATCCGACCGGCGGCGCCGTCGCCCTCGTCGGCGACGACCCCGGTGCCAAGAGCTCGACGGTGCCCTGCGCCTCCGAGATGGCGCTGGCCGATCTCTACATGCCGATCCTGTACCCGGCCGATTCGCAGGACATCCTCGATCTTGGCGTGCACGCGGCGATCATGTCGCGCGTCTCCGGCCTGTGGACCTCGCTGAAGATCTCCGCGCACGTCGCGGACGGCGCGTCGACCGCGGACGTGCACCCGGATCGCATCCTGCCCGTCTACGGAGACATGGGCACCAGCCCGCACGTCCCGTCGGGCCAGCTGCTCGGCGCCAAGCTGATGGAGCTCGAGCAGAACCAGCTCACCGTCCGGCTGCCGCGCGCCACCGAGTACGCCCGGATCAACCGGCTCAACCGCATCACGGTGCGCTCCAGCGACGACCGGATCGGCATCGTCTGCGCCGGCAAGACCTACCTCGATGTGCGGGAGTCGCTGCGGCTGATCGGCATCGAGGACGGCGAGCTCAACCGCCTCGGTATCCGCATTCTGAAGATGGGCATGGTCTACCCGTTCGAGCGGCAGATCATGCACGAGTTCATCGACGGCCTCGACGAGGTGATCGTGGTCGAGGAGAAGCGCGACTTCCTCGAGACGATGATGCGCGACATCCTCTTCCGGCACCCCGGTGCCCCGAACATCGTCGGCAAGGCCAACGAGGACGGCTCCACCCTGTTCTCGAGGTTCGGCGAACTGGACGTCGACTCGGTCTCCCGCGGCCTGGCCCAGCGCCTCGCTCGCGTGCACCAGGTACCCGCGGCGAAGGACTGGCTCGACCGCAAGGCGCAGGTGCGCACTCGCATCGAGCTGCCGCTCGCGGCGCGCACGCCGTACTTCTGCTCGGGCTGCCCGCACAACACCTCCACCAAGGTCGCCGACGACACGCTGGTCGGCGCCGGCATCGGCTGCCACGCGATGGTGCTGCTCATGGATCCGCAGCAGGTCGGCGACGTCACCGGCGTCAGCCAGATGGGCGGCGAGGGTGCGCAGTGGGTCGGCATGGCCCCGTTCGTCACCGAGAAGCACTTCGTGCAGAACATCGGCGACGGCACGTTCATGCACTCGGGCTCGCTGGCGCTGCGCCAGTCGGTGGCCTCCGGGGAGCGGATCACCTACAAACTGCTGTTCAACGGCACCGTCGCGATGACGGGCGGCCAGGACCCGGTCGGCGAGATGACGCTGCCGCAGATGTGTACCCTGCTGCTCGCGGAGCGCGTCACCAAGGTGGTGGTCACCTCGGACGATCCCAAGCGCACCAAGGCGCTCGGGCTGCCGAAGGGCGTCGAGGTCCGCGACCGCGCCGACACGCTCGACATCCAGCGCGAGCTCGCGGAGCTCTCGGGCGTCACCGTCCTGGTGCACGACCAGCACTGCGCCGCCGAGAAGCGGCGTAAGCGCAAGCGCGGCAAGTACCCCACCCCGAACCAGCGCGTGGTCATCAACGAGCGCATCTGCGAGGGCTGCGGCGACTGCGGCCAGAAGAGCAACTGCCTCTCGGTGCACCCGGTGGAGACGGAGTTCGGCCGCAAGACCCGGATCGACCAGAGCTCCTGCAACCTCGACTTCTCCTGCCTCAAGGGCGACTGCCCGTCCTTCGTGACGGTCACGCCGGGCGAGGTCGGCAAGGTCCGCAAGTCGGTGCCCGACATCACCGCCGAGTCGATTCCGCAGCCGAAGAAGGCCCGCCGCGAGGCCGACGGCATGGCGATCCGCGTCACCGGCATCGGCGGCACGGGCGTGGTCACGGTCTCGCAGATCCTGGCGACGGCCACGGTGCTCGACGGTCACTCGGCGCGCACCGTCGACATGACCGGCATGGCGCAGAAGGGCGGCGCCGTCGTCTCCGACATCAAGGTCTCGGCCACGTACGTGGACCAGGCCGCGAAGGTCGCCTCCGGCGACTGCGACGTCTACCTGTCCTGCGACAGCCTCGTCGGCGTCGATCCGACGAACCTCAAGGTGGCCTCGCCCGAGCGCACCACGTCGATCGTCTCGACCACCGAGGTGCCCACCGGCCAGATGGTGATCGACACGTCGGTGGGCTACCCGGACGCGCGGAGCATCCACGAGGCGATCGACCGCGCCTCGCTGCGCACCGTGTACCTCGATCCGGGCGAGCTGACGCTGCAGCTGTTCGGCGACGAGCAGTACGCCAACATGTTCATGGTCGGCGCGGCGTTCCAGACCGGTGCACTGCCGATCAGCTCCACCTCGATCGAGCGTGCCATCGAGCTCAACGGCGTGGCCGTGGAGAAGAACCTGCAGGCGTTCCGCCGTGGCCGCCAGTCGGTGTCGGACCCGGCCGGCGTCAAGGCCGCGATCGACGCGCTGCACCCGGTGCCCGCGCCGGCTCCGGTCAGCGCTTTCGCCAAGGGTCTCGTCGGGGTGCTCGACGGTGGCTCCGAGGAGTTGCTGCGCCAGGTCGGGATCCGCGTGGACGAGTTGGTCGCGTACCAGGACAAGGCCTACGCCGAGCGCTACGTCGATGACGTCGCCCGCGTCTTCCGCGCCGAGAAGAGCTGGGGCTCGGAGGATCTCACCGCGGCTGTCGCGCACAACCTGCACAAGCTGATGGCGTACAAGGACGAGTACGAGGTTGCGCGGCTCTCGCAGGACGCCGGCTTCGCGGCGCAGGTCGCCGACGAGTTCGGTGCCGATGCCAAGAAGGCGATCCGCCTGCACCCGCCGACGCTGCGCGAGATGGGCCTGAAGAACAAGCTCGCACTGGGTGAGTGGGTCAACCCGGGCACGAAGACGCTCGCGAAGATGAAGCGCCTGCGCGGCACCAAGCTCGACTTCTTCGGCATGACCGAGATGCGGAAGATGGAGCGCACGCTCATCGCCGAGTACCGGGCACTGGTGGGCCTCATGATCGCCGCCGCCGAGGGCGGCCGCGTGGCCGAGGATCAGCGGATGCAGGTCGTCGCCCTGGCCGAGCTGCCCGACATGGTTCGCGGCTACGAGTCGATCAAGACCGGCAACGTGGAGAAGTACCGCGCCGCCGTCCAGGCGCAGCTTCAGACGCTGGGCTGGTAA
- a CDS encoding arabinosyltransferase domain-containing protein, whose amino-acid sequence MNLRIARIAAVVAGLVGLVLAIATPLLPIKQTAVTIDWPQSGSLAPVTAPLTMYKPLQVNATIPCAVAAAAPSDRQTVLAATTPPAAGDRARTAGLYVTVDGDALTVRSRGELVHTVPRADLGRCGDLRITIDADNAFAAATGIAAQGGVRGDLRPQVVGVYSDLPADLQGPVPSMTIDVDSRYTSSPTVLKGIAILVGVACVLISLIALALLDRADGRRRGALLPRRWLHLRLADVAVIGSLLAWHIVGAPTSDDGYILGMIKAAPHSGYMPEVFRYYDAPYAPFGMPFYVVSWMADLSVSSPWLRLPALLSGILAWFLLSREVLPRLGLSKRRAPRDYSRALWAMAAVFTLFWLTYNPGLRPEPIVAVGTVVTWCLVERSIATRRLAPAGVGLVVAGLTVSAAPTGSFAFVVFLVAAAPLWRAVVAHVKANGYAATLLTLAAAGASVLFLVFADHGLVEMLQSTKLLSEVGPSEPWHREIIRYEALFQQNPNGSVARRFAMLALFLGAAMVTAVLLWRRRIPGIATGPARRVVAAIGVSLLVMAFNPTKWTHHFGAFATLGAMVAAIAVVAVGPRTIRRPQFRLLALAAVAGCATLAFETTNGWFYPGNFGIPWGGAEPTVAGIKIADVFGAATVVLLLAALVVHVTGWTPRLPRVADRLPGFATPITLVATLIIAMIGATNVASIMIQRPAYSYGQQNLRSLAGDPCGMADEVLVERDVNAGVLTPLGTAPDPLVGELNANFTPNGIAGSLTSSSRGAADLVRTGDADNTPSNTGGTGGGTLDAPGVNGSTAALPFGLDPARVPVIGSRQTGPQRSARAISSWYALPADGIDRLLTISVAGRFNPGDLQLEFGTGEGVITPNGAVTPIDIGPLPAWRNLRVPAETVPPGATAVRVRASITAPSESTWVAFTPPRAPKLETLQELLGDDPTLVDWGAGIGFPCQRQWRENGGVAEQPKWRILPERDLAAAATTTWQGGSAGGPLGWALLVAKAQTVPTYLDHDWGREWGALERYVPYVDAPAAQLGRTEVTRTGLWTPGPTPA is encoded by the coding sequence GTGAACCTCCGAATCGCCCGGATCGCCGCCGTCGTCGCGGGCCTGGTCGGCCTGGTGCTCGCGATCGCGACGCCGCTGCTGCCGATCAAGCAGACCGCCGTCACGATCGACTGGCCGCAGTCCGGTTCGCTGGCCCCGGTCACCGCGCCGCTGACGATGTACAAGCCGCTGCAGGTGAACGCGACGATCCCGTGCGCGGTCGCCGCGGCGGCACCGTCGGACCGGCAGACGGTGCTCGCGGCCACGACGCCCCCGGCCGCCGGGGACCGGGCACGCACGGCCGGGCTGTACGTCACCGTCGACGGCGATGCCCTGACGGTCCGCTCCCGGGGCGAGCTCGTGCACACGGTGCCCCGCGCCGACCTGGGGCGGTGCGGTGACCTGCGGATCACCATCGACGCCGACAACGCCTTCGCAGCGGCCACCGGTATCGCGGCGCAGGGCGGTGTCCGCGGCGACCTGCGGCCGCAGGTCGTGGGGGTGTATTCCGACCTGCCCGCGGACCTGCAGGGCCCGGTCCCGTCGATGACGATCGACGTGGACTCGCGCTACACCTCCTCGCCGACCGTCCTCAAGGGCATCGCGATCCTCGTCGGGGTGGCGTGCGTACTGATCTCGCTGATCGCGCTCGCGCTGCTCGATCGCGCCGACGGGCGGCGCCGGGGCGCGCTGCTCCCCCGCCGCTGGCTGCACCTGCGGCTCGCCGACGTCGCCGTGATCGGCAGCCTGTTGGCCTGGCACATCGTCGGAGCGCCGACCTCGGACGACGGCTACATCCTCGGCATGATCAAGGCGGCGCCGCACTCCGGCTACATGCCCGAGGTCTTCCGCTACTACGACGCGCCCTACGCGCCCTTCGGCATGCCTTTCTACGTGGTCTCCTGGATGGCCGACCTCAGCGTGTCGAGCCCGTGGCTGCGCCTGCCCGCGTTGCTCTCGGGGATCCTGGCGTGGTTCCTGCTCTCGCGCGAGGTGCTGCCGCGGCTCGGCCTGAGCAAGCGCCGCGCGCCACGCGATTACTCGCGCGCACTGTGGGCCATGGCGGCCGTGTTCACCCTGTTCTGGCTCACGTACAACCCCGGGCTGCGCCCGGAGCCGATCGTCGCCGTGGGCACCGTCGTCACCTGGTGCCTGGTCGAGCGCAGCATCGCCACCCGTCGCCTCGCGCCCGCGGGCGTCGGCCTGGTCGTCGCGGGCCTGACCGTCTCCGCGGCGCCCACCGGCAGCTTCGCGTTCGTCGTGTTCCTCGTGGCGGCCGCCCCGCTGTGGCGGGCGGTGGTCGCGCACGTGAAGGCCAACGGCTACGCCGCGACGCTCCTCACGCTGGCCGCGGCCGGCGCGTCCGTGCTGTTCCTGGTCTTCGCCGATCACGGTCTCGTCGAGATGCTGCAGTCGACGAAACTGCTCAGCGAGGTCGGGCCGAGCGAGCCCTGGCACCGGGAGATCATCCGGTACGAGGCGCTGTTCCAGCAGAACCCCAACGGCTCCGTCGCCCGACGGTTCGCGATGCTCGCACTGTTCCTGGGCGCGGCCATGGTCACGGCGGTCCTGCTGTGGCGGCGCCGGATCCCCGGTATCGCCACTGGTCCCGCGCGGCGCGTGGTCGCCGCGATCGGCGTCTCCCTGCTGGTCATGGCCTTCAACCCGACCAAGTGGACGCACCACTTCGGCGCCTTCGCCACGCTCGGCGCGATGGTCGCGGCGATCGCGGTCGTGGCGGTGGGCCCGCGCACGATCCGTCGCCCGCAGTTCCGCCTCCTCGCGCTCGCGGCTGTCGCCGGCTGCGCGACGCTCGCCTTCGAGACGACCAACGGCTGGTTCTACCCCGGCAACTTCGGCATTCCTTGGGGAGGCGCCGAGCCGACCGTCGCGGGCATCAAGATCGCCGACGTCTTCGGCGCCGCGACCGTCGTGCTGCTGCTCGCCGCGCTCGTGGTGCACGTGACCGGCTGGACGCCGCGGCTGCCGCGCGTCGCCGACCGCCTGCCGGGCTTCGCCACGCCGATCACCCTGGTCGCGACGCTGATCATCGCGATGATCGGCGCCACCAACGTCGCGTCGATCATGATCCAGCGGCCCGCGTACTCCTACGGGCAGCAGAACCTGCGCTCGCTCGCCGGCGACCCGTGCGGCATGGCCGACGAGGTTCTCGTCGAACGCGACGTGAACGCCGGCGTGCTCACCCCGCTGGGCACCGCGCCCGATCCGCTGGTGGGCGAGCTGAACGCCAACTTCACGCCCAACGGCATCGCCGGCAGCCTCACCTCGAGCTCGCGCGGCGCGGCCGACCTGGTGCGCACCGGCGACGCCGACAACACCCCGTCGAACACCGGCGGCACCGGCGGCGGCACCCTCGACGCGCCCGGCGTGAACGGCTCGACCGCGGCTCTGCCCTTCGGATTGGACCCGGCGCGCGTCCCGGTGATCGGCAGCCGGCAGACGGGCCCGCAGCGCTCCGCACGCGCGATCTCGAGCTGGTACGCGCTGCCCGCCGACGGCATCGACCGGCTGCTGACGATCAGCGTCGCCGGCCGGTTCAACCCCGGCGATCTGCAACTGGAATTCGGCACCGGGGAGGGTGTCATCACCCCGAACGGTGCGGTCACGCCGATCGACATCGGCCCGCTGCCCGCGTGGCGCAATCTGCGCGTCCCGGCGGAGACAGTACCCCCGGGCGCGACGGCCGTGCGCGTGCGCGCGTCGATCACCGCCCCGTCGGAGAGCACCTGGGTGGCGTTCACGCCGCCGCGCGCGCCGAAGCTCGAGACCCTGCAGGAGCTGTTGGGCGACGATCCGACCCTCGTCGACTGGGGTGCGGGCATCGGTTTCCCGTGCCAGCGCCAGTGGCGCGAGAACGGCGGCGTCGCCGAGCAGCCGAAGTGGCGGATCCTCCCCGAGCGCGATCTCGCGGCCGCGGCGACCACCACGTGGCAGGGCGGCAGCGCGGGCGGTCCGCTGGGCTGGGCGCTGCTGGTGGCCAAGGCGCAGACGGTGCCGACCTATCTCGACCACGACTGGGGCAGGGAGTGGGGCGCGCTGGAGCGGTACGTGCCCTACGTCGACGCGCCCGCGGCGCAGCTGGGCCGGACCGAGGTCACGCGCACCGGCCTGTGGACGCCGGGACCCACGCCGGCGTAG